Within Eggerthella timonensis, the genomic segment CTCCTCCAGGTCGAGGCACGCGACGGGGGCCGTGGTCCCCTCGACGGCGCGCAGCACGTCGCCGGCCTTGATGGCGGCGGCCTCCCGGGCCAGCGCGTAGCCGCCGCCCTTGCCGCGCACGCTGCGCAGCAGGCCCGCCTGCACGAGCGGGCGGGCGAGCTGCTCGAGGTACTTGAGCGAGATGTCCTCGCGCTCCGACACCTCGCGCAAGGCGACCTTGCCCTCCGCGCCGGCGCGCGCCACGCATACCATGAGCCTGAGCGCGTAGCGCCCTTTTGTCGATACGAGCATCCGTCGTCCTTTCCGTTTCCGTTTCGCGCGCGAGCGCCGCGCGTCTGCGCGTCGACCCCGCGCGTCTGCGCGTCGACCCCGCGCGTCTGCGCGGCAACCCCGCGTTCCTCCCTGCGGATGTTTCACGTGAAACATCCGTTCGTGCCGTGCCCGCCAGACGGTCAACCTTCTCGCAACCGGCCATCCACGGGCGGCGGGCCCGAGGAGGGGGGCAGCCGCCGAAGCGGTAGGGTTGCCCTGTTTCTTTGGCGCGACGAAAGCCGTGGGGCCAGCGCGTCCCGCTTCGCGCCGATCGCGCACCGCGCCTGTCGCGCCCGTCGCGAATCGGCGCAGAACGCGCGCATCAGCTCGCAAACGCATTCCCGCGCCATAGAGACGGGAACCGCAAGCCACGCTTCGCGCCAAGAAGGCGGCTTCGACCGCTTTCCGTAAATTCTAGCAAACAAGTAGGATTAAGTCTTGACAATTTCCCGCTTGCCCTTATCTTAATCCTAGCAAACTTATATGATTAAAGAAAGGCACGGCACATGACGACCACGACGCGCGATACGCTCCTCTCCGTCCGCGGGCTTTCCGCCTCGGCCGACGAAACCCCCATCCTGCACGGCATCGACCTCGACGTGGGCGCAGGCGAGACCCATGTCATCATGGGCCCGAACGGCGCGGGCAAGTCCACGCTCGGCCACGTCGTCATGGGCGACAACGCCTACACGGTGGACGGCGGCACGGTCGAGTTCGATGGTCAGGACATCACCGACCTCTCCCCCGACAAGCGCTCGCGCGCGGGGCTGTTCCTCAGCTTCCAGGCTCCCGTCGAGATCCCCGGCGTGCCGCTGTCCAGCTTCCTGCGCGCCACGATGGCGGGCCGCGAGGGCGCCGGCGACCTCAAGGGCAAGCAGTTCCGCAAGCACGTGCGCGCGCTGGCCGACGAGCTGGACATGGACCCGGCCTACCTCGACCGCGAGCTGGGCGTGGGCTTCTCGGGCGGCGAGAAGAAGAAGCTCGAGATGCTGCAGCTGCTGCTGCTCGCTCCCAAGCTGGCCATCCTCGACGAGACGGACTCGGGCCTCGACGTGGACGCGCTCGGCGTGGTGTCCCGCGGCATCGACGCGTACCGCCGCTCGACCGGCGGCGCGCTCGTGGTGATCACCCACAACACGCGCATCCTCGAGCACCTCGACGTCGACCGCGTCCATGTCATGGTGCGCGGCCGCATGGTGGCCGAGGGCGACGCGTCCCTCATCGACGCCATCGACGAGCAGGGCTTCGAGCAATTCGAGCAGATCGAGCGCTAGGAGGCCCGCATGCCAAAAGAATTCCGCACCTACGTCGAAGACGTCGACCGCACGCTGTACGACGTGCATGACGCGACCGACGCCTCCCGCTACCTCGATGCGGGCCTC encodes:
- the sufC gene encoding Fe-S cluster assembly ATPase SufC; protein product: MTTTTRDTLLSVRGLSASADETPILHGIDLDVGAGETHVIMGPNGAGKSTLGHVVMGDNAYTVDGGTVEFDGQDITDLSPDKRSRAGLFLSFQAPVEIPGVPLSSFLRATMAGREGAGDLKGKQFRKHVRALADELDMDPAYLDRELGVGFSGGEKKKLEMLQLLLLAPKLAILDETDSGLDVDALGVVSRGIDAYRRSTGGALVVITHNTRILEHLDVDRVHVMVRGRMVAEGDASLIDAIDEQGFEQFEQIER
- a CDS encoding RrF2 family transcriptional regulator, which codes for MLVSTKGRYALRLMVCVARAGAEGKVALREVSEREDISLKYLEQLARPLVQAGLLRSVRGKGGGYALAREAAAIKAGDVLRAVEGTTAPVACLDLEEGMACPRAGECSTVRFWAGLDDVIERYVDGVTLADLAGEPGPLPVPAI